The following proteins are co-located in the Cyprinus carpio isolate SPL01 chromosome B19, ASM1834038v1, whole genome shotgun sequence genome:
- the LOC109052384 gene encoding catenin beta-1-like: protein MATQSDLMELDMAMEQDRKAAVSHWQQQSYLDSGIHSGATTTAPSLSGKGNPEEEDLDNQVLFEWEQGFNQPFTPEQVADLDGQYAMTRAQRVRAAMFPETLDEGMQITSTQFDSTHPTNVQRLAEPSQMLKHAVVNLINYQDDAELATRAIPELTKLLNDEDQVVVNKAAVMVHQLSKKEASRHAIMRSPQMVSAIVRTMQNTNDVETARCTAGTLHNLSHHREGLLAIFKSGGIPALVKMLGSPVDSVLFYAITTLHNLLLHQEGAKMAVRLAGGLQKMVALLNKTNVKFLAITTDCLQILAYGNQESKLIILASGGPQALVNIMRTYTYEKLLWTTSRVLKVLSVCSSNKPAIVEAGGMQALGLHLTDPSQRLVQNCLWTLRNLSDAATKQEGMEGLLGTLVQLLASDDINVVTCAAGILSNLTCNNYKNKMMVCQVGGIEALVRTVLRAGDREDITEPAVCALRHLTSRHQDAEMAQNAVRLHYGLPVVVKLLHPPSHWPLIKATVGLIRNLALCPANHAPLREQGAIPRLVQLLVRAHQDTQRRTSMGGTQQQFVEGVRMEEIVEGCTGALHILARDVHNRIVIRGLNTIPLFVQLLYSPIENIQRVAAGVLCELAQDKEAAEAIEAEGATAPLTELLHSRNEGVATYAAAVLFRMSEDKPQDYKKRLSVELTSSLFRTEPMAWNETGDLGLDIGAQGEPLGYRPDDPSYRSFHSGYAQDGLGMDGMLEHEMVGHHPGAEYPVEGLPDLGHTQDLMDGLPPTDSNQLAWFDTDL from the exons ATGGCTACCCAGT CTGACCTTATGGAGCTTGATATGGCCATGGAGCAGGATCGTAAAGCTGCTGTGAGTCACTGGCAGCAGCAGTCCTACCTGGATTCAGGTATTCACTCTGGGGCCACCACCACAGCGCCATCTCTGTCAGGCAAAGGCAACCCTGAGGAGGAGGATCTGGACAACCAGGTGCTCTTTGAGTGGGAGCAGGGCTTCAACCAGCCCTTCACACCTGAGCAGGTGGCAG ACCTGGATGGGCAGTATGCCATGACCCGTGCACAGCGAGTCCGTGCTGCCATGTTTCCCGAGACTCTCGATGAGGGCATGCAGATTACTTCTACCCAGTTTGATTCCACCCACCCCACCAATGTGCAGCGGCTGGCCGAGCCATCCCAAATGCTCAAACATGCAGTCGTCAATCTCATTAACTACCAGGATGATGCTGAACTGGCCACCAGAGCAATCCCTGAGCTCACCAAACTTCTCAACGATGAGGACCAG GTGGTGGTGAACAAAGCTGCAGTGATGGTGCACCAGCTCTCCAAGAAAGAGGCCTCTCGCCACGCCATCATGCGCTCTCCCCAGATGGTGTCGGCAATCGTGAGGACCATGCAGAACACCAATGATGTAGAGACTGCCCGTTGTACTGCCGGTACCTTACACAACCTGTCCCATCACAGAGAGGGCCTCCTCGCTATCTTTAAGTCAGGAGGAATTCCTGCCCTCGTCAAAATGCTCGG GTCCCCCGTTGATAGTGTGCTGTTCTATGCCATCACCACCCTTCACAACCTCCTGCTTCATCAGGAAGGTGCTAAAATGGCTGTCCGTCTAGCTGGAGGACTTCAGAAGATGGTGGCCCTGCTCAACAAAACCAATGTCAAATTCCTTGCCATCACCACAGACTGCTTACAGATCCTGGCATACGGCAACCAGGAGAGCAAG TTGATCATCCTGGCCAGTGGAGGACCTCAAGCTCTGGTCAATATCATGAGAACATACACGTATGAGAAACTGCTCTGGACCACAAGTCGTGTGCTGAAGGTGTTGTCTGTCTGCTCCAGCAACAAACCCGCCATTGTTGAGGCTG GTGGTATGCAGGCTCTTGGTCTTCACTTGACGGATCCCAGTCAGCGTCTGGTTCAAAACTGCCTGTGGACTCTCAGAAACTTGTCAGATGCTGCCACCAAGCAG GAGGGGATGGAAGGACTTCTTGGCACTCTGGTTCAGCTTCTTGCTTCCGATGACATCAATGTGGTCACATGTGCAGCCGGCATACTCTCAAACCTCACGTGTAACAACTACAAGAACAAGATGATGGTTTGCCAAGTGGGTGGGATCGAGGCCCTGGTCCGTACTGTTCTCAGAGCTGGTGACAGAGAGGACATCACCGAACCTGCTGTGTGTGCACTACGCCATCTAACATCCAGACACCAAGATGCTGAGATGGCCCAGAATGCAGTGCGTCTTCACTACGGCCTGCCTGTAGTGGTCAAACTGCTGCACCCACCTTCACACTGGCCGTTAATTAAG GCCACAGTCGGGCTGATCCGTAATCTGGCACTATGCCCAGCCAATCACGCACCACTCCGTGAGCAGGGTGCGATTCCCCGGTTGGTCCAATTGCTGGTGAGGGCACACCAGGACACCCAAAGGCGCACTTCAATGGGTGGCACACAGCAACAGTTTGTG GAGGGAGTTCGTATGGAGGAGATTGTGGAAGGCTGCACTGGAGCACTTCACATCCTGGCCAGAGACGTACACAACAGAATCGTCATCAGGGGGCTCAACACCATCCCCCTATTCGTACAA CTGCTGTATTCTCCTATTGAGAACATCCAGCGAGTAGCCGCAGGAGTGTTGTGTGAGCTGGCTCAGGATAAGGAGGCAGCAGAGGCCATTGAGGCAGAAGGAGCCACAGCTCCTCTCACAGAGCTTCTGCACTCCAGGAACGAGGGAGTGG CCACATACGCTGCAGCAGTTCTGTTCCGCATGTCTGAGGATAAGCCTCAGGACTACAAGAAACGTCTTTCTGTGGAACTTACCAGCTCTCTTTTCAGAACGGAGCCCATGGCCTGGAACGAG aCTGGTGACCTAGGCCTTGATATTGGTGCTCAGGGAGAGCCTCTTGGATACAGACCAGATG ACCCCAGCTATCGTTCTTTCCACTCTGGCTACGCTCAGGATGGTCTGGGTATGGATGGCATGCTGGAGCATGAGATGGTAGGCCACCATCCTGGAGCAGAATACCCCGTAGAGGGATTGCCCGACTTGGGCCACACTCAGGACCTAATGGATGGCCTGCCCCCCACAGACTCCAATCAGCTGGCCTGGTTCGACACGGACCTCTAA